Proteins encoded within one genomic window of Glycine soja cultivar W05 chromosome 1, ASM419377v2, whole genome shotgun sequence:
- the LOC114414580 gene encoding abscisic acid receptor PYR1-like, which produces MEKTHSSSAEEQDPTRRHLDPPPGLTAEEFEDLKPSVLEHHTYSVTPTRQSSSLLAQRIHAPPHAVWSVVRCFDNPQAYKHFIKSCHVKEGFQLAVGSTRDVHVISGLPAATSTERLDLLDDDRHVIGFTIVGGDHRLRNYRSVTSVHGFECDGKIWTVVLESYVVDVPEGNTEEDTRLFADTVVKLNLQKLASVSEGMCGDGDGDGDGKGNKS; this is translated from the coding sequence ATGGAAaaaacgcacagctccagcgcAGAGGAGCAGGATCCGACCCGGCGCCACCTGGATCCCCCACCCGGGTTAACTGCTGAAGAGTTCGAGGACCTCAAACCCTCCGTGCTGGAGCACCACACCTACTCCGTCACACCCACCCGCCAAAGCTCCTCCCTCCTCGCGCAGCGCATCCACGCGCCACCACACGCGGTGTGGTCCGTCGTGCGCTGCTTCGACAACCCACAGGCCTACAAGCACTTCATCAAGAGCTGCCACGTCAAGGAGGGCTTCCAGCTCGCCGTGGGGTCCACCCGCGATGTCCACGTCATCTCAGGGCTACCGGCTGCCACCAGCACCGAGCGCCTCGACCTGCTCGACGACGACAGACACGTCATCGGCTTCACCATCGTCGGGGGCGACCACAGGCTCAGGAACTACCGGTCAGTCACCTCGGTGCACGGGTTCGAGTGCGACGGAAAGATCTGGACCGTTGTTCTGGAATCGTACGTCGTGGACGTGCCCGAAGGGAACACCGAGGAGGACACGCGTCTGTTTGCTGATACTGTTGTGAAGCTGAATCTGCAGAAGCTGGCGTCTGTCAGCGAAGGAATGTGCGGTGACGGTGACGGTGACGGTGACGGTAAGGGTAATAAATCATAG